In Stigmatopora nigra isolate UIUO_SnigA chromosome 11, RoL_Snig_1.1, whole genome shotgun sequence, the following proteins share a genomic window:
- the LOC144204610 gene encoding immunoglobulin-like domain-containing receptor 2 isoform X1, with protein sequence MTLNCLAILIGVLVCACNGVHVTVPDKRQLAMLFQSVVLPCHYDTVSTQAPVVQWWYKSYCHDRTHDSFNPAASQLASKSYLDCPDKSRTVRIVASAQGSSMTLAEYYKNRDISIINKADLRIGQVQWGDSGVYFCKVVVADDLAGKDEGQLELLVLGRTSEQADILPEFDVEIMPEWAFVGCVGLGSFLFLLLLCICWCQCCPHSCCCYVRCCCCPETCCCPRHLYEAGKKGKSVPPPAQMPFYPYYIPGVPTALPLVPTPQPKLASVASVPSIASIPLVENNLAGATSLSELSSLHEGGNVDFRHTYHTVQMKAMPPIIDVDVGDGSSLRVAPLAQKSRDRRERVNCLGDELERRWNARSEHPQRKTLSRRARTGSLDELEEFARSYDSRSRRLERDYSPPRSRYRDQDDERHGGDDTLPLHHRRRGTWDGELNSRQPHRTEYDGAFLSYAMESKARGERGAARPDDNSDSPSKGSSRGKGGNSYYSHSPSHRPEEDDPLPPYSECAAERYRRSNWSLEASEPPYSLFNLEASQPAAGGYSYSRPQHGMSLSPQEKDRRRNLSTALSRDNLIV encoded by the exons ATGACTCTCAACTGCTTGGCTATTTTAATAGGAGTTTTGG TCTGTGCATGCAATGGCGTGCATGTGACAGTGCCGGATAAGCGACAGCTCGCCATGCTCTTCCAGTCAGTGGTCCTACCATGCCACTACGACACGGTCTCCACCCAGGCGCCGGTAGTGCAGTGGTGGTACAAGTCCTACTGCCACGACCGTACCCACGATTCTTTCAACCCGGCGGCCTCGCAGCTGGCTTCCAAGTCCTACCTGGACTGTCCTGACAAAAGCCGCACAGTTCGGATAGTGGCTTCGGCGCAAGGGTCCTCCATGACGCTGGCAGAGTACTACAAGAACAGAGATATTTCCATCATAAACA AAGCAGACCTGCGCATCGGCCAGGTGCAGTGGGGCGACAGCGGAGTCTATTTCTGCAAAGTCGTCGTCGCTGATGACCTAGCCGGCAAGGACGAGGGCCAGCTGGAGTTACTGGTGCtag GCAGGACATCCGAACAAGCCGATATCCTACCTGAGTTTGATGTGGAGATTATGCCAG AGTGGGCATTTGTTGGCTGTGTGGGTCTTGGCAGCTTCTTGTTTCTGCTGCTGTTGTGCATCTGCTGGTGTCAGTGTTGCCCGCACTCTTGCTGTTGCTACGTGCGGTGTTGCTGCTGCCCCGAAACCTGCTGTTGCCCACGACACC TATACGAAGCAGGGAAGAAAGGGAAGAGCGTGCCTCCTCCTGCTCAGATGCCCTTTTATCCCTACTACATTCCCGGTGTTCCCACCGCCTTGCCTCTCGTCCCTACGCCCCAGCCGAAGCTCGCGTCTGTTGCCTCTGTCCCCTCCATTGCCTCCATCCCCTTGGTGGAAAATAACCTGGCTGGAG CCACTAGCCTATCAGAACTCAGCTCTCTTCATGAGGGAGGGAATGTGGATTTCAGACACACCTACCACACTGTCCAGATGAAGGCCATGCCGCCCATCATAGATGTCGACGTTGGCGATGGGTCGTCGCTGAGGGTGGCCCCCCTCGCACAGAAAAGCAGAGACAGGAGGGAACGAGTCAACTGTTTGGGTGATGAATTGGAGAGGAG GTGGAACGCTCGCTCCGAGCACCCCCAGAGAAAGACATTGAGCCGGCGGGCCCGCACCGGTTCGCTTGACGAACTGGAGGAATTCGCCCGATCGTACGATTCCCGTAGTCGCCGGCTCGAACGGGATTATAGCCCGCCGAGAAGTCGCTACAGAGACCAAGACGATGAGCGTCATGGCGGCGACGACACCTTGCCGTTACACCATAGGAGAAGGGGCACGTGGGACGGGGAACTGAATTCCCGGCAGCCCCATCGCACGGAATACGACGGCGCCTTCCTCAGCTACGCCATGGAGAGCAAAGCGCGGGGCGAGCGAGGTGCCGCCAGGCCGGACGATAACAGTGACAGTCCCTCCAAAGGCAGCTCTAGAGGGAAGGGTGGCAATAGCTACTACAGCCACTCACCTAGCCACCGTCCAGAAGAGGATGACCCTTTGCCACCGTACTCTGAGTGCGCTGCGGAGCGCTACCGTAGGTCCAATTGGAGCCTTGAAGCCTCAGAGCCTCCCTATAGCCTCTTTAACCTTGAAGCTTCACAGCCTGCCGCTGGGGGTTACTCATATTCCCGTCCTCAGCATGGGATGTCCCTCTCACCTCAGGAGAAAGACAGGAGACGCAATTTG AGCACAGCACTGAGCAGGGATAATCTCATAGTCTGA
- the LOC144204610 gene encoding immunoglobulin-like domain-containing receptor 2 isoform X2 translates to MTLNCLAILIGVLVCACNGVHVTVPDKRQLAMLFQSVVLPCHYDTVSTQAPVVQWWYKSYCHDRTHDSFNPAASQLASKSYLDCPDKSRTVRIVASAQGSSMTLAEYYKNRDISIINKADLRIGQVQWGDSGVYFCKVVVADDLAGKDEGQLELLVLEWAFVGCVGLGSFLFLLLLCICWCQCCPHSCCCYVRCCCCPETCCCPRHLYEAGKKGKSVPPPAQMPFYPYYIPGVPTALPLVPTPQPKLASVASVPSIASIPLVENNLAGATSLSELSSLHEGGNVDFRHTYHTVQMKAMPPIIDVDVGDGSSLRVAPLAQKSRDRRERVNCLGDELERRWNARSEHPQRKTLSRRARTGSLDELEEFARSYDSRSRRLERDYSPPRSRYRDQDDERHGGDDTLPLHHRRRGTWDGELNSRQPHRTEYDGAFLSYAMESKARGERGAARPDDNSDSPSKGSSRGKGGNSYYSHSPSHRPEEDDPLPPYSECAAERYRRSNWSLEASEPPYSLFNLEASQPAAGGYSYSRPQHGMSLSPQEKDRRRNLSTALSRDNLIV, encoded by the exons ATGACTCTCAACTGCTTGGCTATTTTAATAGGAGTTTTGG TCTGTGCATGCAATGGCGTGCATGTGACAGTGCCGGATAAGCGACAGCTCGCCATGCTCTTCCAGTCAGTGGTCCTACCATGCCACTACGACACGGTCTCCACCCAGGCGCCGGTAGTGCAGTGGTGGTACAAGTCCTACTGCCACGACCGTACCCACGATTCTTTCAACCCGGCGGCCTCGCAGCTGGCTTCCAAGTCCTACCTGGACTGTCCTGACAAAAGCCGCACAGTTCGGATAGTGGCTTCGGCGCAAGGGTCCTCCATGACGCTGGCAGAGTACTACAAGAACAGAGATATTTCCATCATAAACA AAGCAGACCTGCGCATCGGCCAGGTGCAGTGGGGCGACAGCGGAGTCTATTTCTGCAAAGTCGTCGTCGCTGATGACCTAGCCGGCAAGGACGAGGGCCAGCTGGAGTTACTGGTGCtag AGTGGGCATTTGTTGGCTGTGTGGGTCTTGGCAGCTTCTTGTTTCTGCTGCTGTTGTGCATCTGCTGGTGTCAGTGTTGCCCGCACTCTTGCTGTTGCTACGTGCGGTGTTGCTGCTGCCCCGAAACCTGCTGTTGCCCACGACACC TATACGAAGCAGGGAAGAAAGGGAAGAGCGTGCCTCCTCCTGCTCAGATGCCCTTTTATCCCTACTACATTCCCGGTGTTCCCACCGCCTTGCCTCTCGTCCCTACGCCCCAGCCGAAGCTCGCGTCTGTTGCCTCTGTCCCCTCCATTGCCTCCATCCCCTTGGTGGAAAATAACCTGGCTGGAG CCACTAGCCTATCAGAACTCAGCTCTCTTCATGAGGGAGGGAATGTGGATTTCAGACACACCTACCACACTGTCCAGATGAAGGCCATGCCGCCCATCATAGATGTCGACGTTGGCGATGGGTCGTCGCTGAGGGTGGCCCCCCTCGCACAGAAAAGCAGAGACAGGAGGGAACGAGTCAACTGTTTGGGTGATGAATTGGAGAGGAG GTGGAACGCTCGCTCCGAGCACCCCCAGAGAAAGACATTGAGCCGGCGGGCCCGCACCGGTTCGCTTGACGAACTGGAGGAATTCGCCCGATCGTACGATTCCCGTAGTCGCCGGCTCGAACGGGATTATAGCCCGCCGAGAAGTCGCTACAGAGACCAAGACGATGAGCGTCATGGCGGCGACGACACCTTGCCGTTACACCATAGGAGAAGGGGCACGTGGGACGGGGAACTGAATTCCCGGCAGCCCCATCGCACGGAATACGACGGCGCCTTCCTCAGCTACGCCATGGAGAGCAAAGCGCGGGGCGAGCGAGGTGCCGCCAGGCCGGACGATAACAGTGACAGTCCCTCCAAAGGCAGCTCTAGAGGGAAGGGTGGCAATAGCTACTACAGCCACTCACCTAGCCACCGTCCAGAAGAGGATGACCCTTTGCCACCGTACTCTGAGTGCGCTGCGGAGCGCTACCGTAGGTCCAATTGGAGCCTTGAAGCCTCAGAGCCTCCCTATAGCCTCTTTAACCTTGAAGCTTCACAGCCTGCCGCTGGGGGTTACTCATATTCCCGTCCTCAGCATGGGATGTCCCTCTCACCTCAGGAGAAAGACAGGAGACGCAATTTG AGCACAGCACTGAGCAGGGATAATCTCATAGTCTGA